ACAGCGGATACCACGTGTTCCCCGGTGCCTGCGGCGCAAGGTACGCGAAGGCGCTGAGGTTCAGCTCGTCCGCGAGGCCCAGGATGTCCGGGGCCGTTCCCCCCCGCCCGTGCAGCAGCACTGCCGCCACCCGCGCTTCCCCCAGGGGCCGCCCAGCGGTGTGCACCTCGATGCCCGGTTCCCCCGACTCGGTGACGGGCACGGCGGCGCCCAGTTCACGGGAGCCCAGCGTGGTGCCATACTCGCGGTTCACGATTTTCGGAACGTGGGCCTCGATGGTCGCGCGGCGGTCCTCGTACCACGCGGGGAGCTTCAGGTGTTTGCCGAGTTCCTCCACCGCCTCGTCGTCGGGGAAGCCGGGCGCGTCGGTGGCGATCTCGAACAGCACGCCGTTGGGTTCGCGGAAGTAGATGGAGTGGAAGTACTGGCGGTCCTGCACAGGCGTGGGTCGGTAGCCGACTTCGGTCAGGCCCGTCAGGTACGCCTCCTGCTCGGCGTCGTCGCGGGTCCGCAGGGCGACATGGTGGATGCTGCCCGCGCCGAAGGTGCCGCGCGGCTTTCCGGGGCGCTCCACCACATCCACGTACAGGCCCACACCGTCGCCGCTGCCCCGGAAGCGGGTGCGGGTGCCCTCGGGGTCCGGCTCGCTCCCGGCCTCCGTGAAGCCCAGGTGCCCCACCAGCAACTCGCGCACCGCGCCCGTGTCGCGCACCCACGCGGTCACCGAGTGAAAGCCGCGCAGCTCATGCTCAGCCGGGACTGGGCTGGCGGGCCAGGGCTGCACCGCCCCACCGTCCTCGAACACCAGTTCGACCCAGGTGCCGTCGGGGTCGTCCACCGTCAGGACCGACTGCCCGAAGCGTTCCGAGCGGATCGGCGCGAAGCCCTGCTCGCGCAATCTGGCCTCCCAGTACCCTTCGCTGCCGCGCGGGGCGCTGTAGGCGGTCGCCACCACCTCGCCGTTGCCGCGCACCCCCTTTTTGGCGCCGGGCCAGGGAAAGTGGGTCATGATCGTGCCCGGTTGCCCGGTCAGGTCGCCGTAGTAGAGGTGGTAGGTGCCGGGGTCGTCGAAGTTGACCGTCACCTTGACCAGCCGCTGCCCCAGCGTCTGCGAGTAGAAGTCGATGTTGCGCTGCGGGTCGGAGGCCATCACCGTGACGTGATGCAGGCCCTGGACCGGGCTGGTGCCGGGAATGGGGGAGAACGTCGTCATGTCCCCATTATAGTTCAATGTTGAACGATTTTGGGTGAGCCGGGTGGGGTTTGGCTGGGGAAGGAAGTCAGCGCCGGGCCGTCGGCGTCAGGTCGGCCGCCTCGCCCATCAGCGAGCGCCCCAGCTTGCGGGAGAGGGCCGCAAGTTGCCCGAGTTCGTCGGGGGTGAGTCCGGCGAAGACCTCACGGATGCCGCGCACATGGTCCGGCAGCACCCGCGTGATCAGGGCCTCGCCCGGCTCGGTCAGAAAGACGTTGGTGACCCGGCGGTCGTGGGCGTCGCGCTCGCGGCGCACCAGGCCGTCGCGCTCGAGGTTGTCGATGACCAGCGTGAGGTTGCCGCTGGAGCGCAGAATCTTCTCCGCGAGCTGGCGCTGGCTGAGCGGCCCGAGGTGGTACAGGGCTTCGAGGACCCCGAACTGGCTCACCGTCAGGCCGTGCTCCGCGAGGTGCCGGTGCGCCGTCGTCTCGACCGCGTGCGCGGCCCGCCACAGCTTGATGTAGGCGTCGAGCGCGGCGCGGTCTTGGGGGGTTCCGGCATAACGGGTGGGCATCTCCCCGCCATGGTCGCGCGGGGAGGGTGGGAGCGCAAGGGCGGGTGACTTCCAGGGTGGAATGACAGAGAACCCCTTCCCCCTCGCTACGCGAGGCCATTTCTCTAGGGAGAAGGTTGTTTGACTCCTCTACCAGAGGAGAGGGGCGCTGCGAAGCAACGGGGTGAGGGGTCCCTCCAGCCTCAGCCCCGCCCCGCCCGCACTTCCTCCGTCGCCAGCCGGATGCACGCCGCGAGGCCCTGCATCGCTGCGCGGACCTCCTCCAGCGGGGGGCGCGTCGGCGCGAGGCGCAGGTTGCGCCCGGTGGGGTCCTGCCCGCCCGGATAGGTCGCCCCGGCGGGCGTGAGGCTGACCCCGGCCGCGTCCGCCAGTTCGACCACCCGCGCCGCGACAGGCTCGGCCGTATCCAGGCTGATGAAGTACCCGCCGCGCGGCACCCGCCACGTCGCGTACTCGCCCTCCGTGCCCAGCTCGGCCCGCAGCACCTCGTCCACCGCGTGGAACTTGGGGGCGATCAAGTGGGCGTGCGCCTGCATCAGCCCTTCCAGCCCGCCGGGGTAGCCCTCCAGAAACTTGACGTGCCGTGCCTGCTCGACCTTGTTGGGGCCGATGCTCTGGGCGTTGAGGTACCCTGACAGCCACTTCACGTTGTCCTCGCTGGTGCCCACGAAGCCCAGGCCCGCGCTCGCAAAGGTGATCTTGGACGTGGAGGCGAAGACGAAGGCGCGGTCGGGGTGCCCGGCGTCGCGGGCCAGCGTGACCAGATTGACCGGCTCGTCGCGCTCGGTGTCCGACAGGTGGTGCGCCCGGTAGGCGTCGTCCGCGAAGACCGTGAAGTCGGGGGCCGCCGCCCGCACGCCCATCAGCCGCCGCGCCTTCTCGGCGCTGATGCTCTCGCCGCCGGGGTTGGAATAGGTCGGCACGAACAGCACGCCCTTGACCGAGGGGTCCCCCGCCGCCAGCCGCTCGATGGCCTCCACGTCGGGGCCGTCGGGCTGCATGTCCACCGTCAGCATCTCGAAGCCCAGCGTTTCGAGGAGCTGGAAGTGGCGGTCGTAGCCGGGCACGGTCACGATCATCTTGGGCCGCCCGTGAATCCAGCCGCCCCCGGAGCCGCGCAGCCCATGCAGCAGCGCGAAGGTCAGCACCAGCCCCTGGAGTTCCAGGCTGGAGTTGTTCCACACGACCAGATTCTCGGCCTTGAGGTCGAGGTACCCGGCAAACAGCGCCCGCGCCGAGGGCAGGCCCGTGACCCCGCCGGGGTAATTCCGCAGGTCGAGGCCGTCCATCTGCACGTCGTTCTCGCCCAGGGCCGTGAGCAGCCCGTTGGAGAGGTCGAAGTCGGCGTCAGAGGGCTGGCCGCGCTGCATGTTGAGCTTCAGGCCCCTGGCCCGGAAGGCGTCGTAGGCGGCGCGGGCCTGTTCCAATGCCGGGGAGGTGGCTGGCTTGGTCATGCCCCCACGTTACCCGCGCGGGACCGGGGAGGGGAGGGGGTTGGTTAGGAGGCCGCCCCCGCGTCAGCCTTCTGAGCGGCCACTCAGCTGAACACGGACAAGCAGAGGACGCAGGGGTCGTCTACCCGCGCTGGAGCAGGCTGACACTGCCCTATGACTCCCCGTTCCGCCCTGCGTCTGGTGCTGGCTGCCCTGCTCGGCGGCTTCGCGTTCCTGTTGGGCTGGACGTGGCGGCTTTCCCGGTCGCCGAGAAGGGGGCGTCCTGGCGGCCCTTTATCGCGGTTGCGGGAGGTGTCGTCGCGCTGGCGCTGATGCTGGGCTGGCTGGTCGCGCGGAGCTGAACCGGGCGCACGCCTCTGCCGATTTGTCCTATCCTGCGGCGGCTCTCCACGTTGGGGAGCTTTGCCCTCGGCCCTCTCTTTTTTTAGTCCCACCCAACAGGAGACTTTCAATGCAGTACGTCGTATCCCGCCCCCGCGTGGGCGTTTTTATCGATACCCAGAATCTCTACCACTCGGCCCGCGACCTGCTGGAGCGCACGGTCAACTTCGAGACGATCCTGCGCGAGGCGGTCGCCGGGCGCGAACTCGTCCACGCGATCTCGTACACGGTCGAGCGCGAGGGCGAGGCGACCGCTCGGCCCTTCATCTACAAGCTCTCGGCGTTGGGGTACAAGGTCCGGCGCATGAACCTGACCCTGCACCACGTCGCGCAGGATGGCCGCGCGATCTACGAGGGCAACTGGGACATGGGCATCGTGGCCGACATGGTGCGGCTGATGGACCACCTCGACGTGGTGGTGCTGGGCAGCGGCGACGGAGACTTCACCGACATCGTGGAGGTCTTGCAGGAGCGCGGCAAGCGGGTCGAGGTGATCGCCTTCCGCGAGCACACCGCGCAGCGGCTGATCGACGCGGCCGACCGCTTCACCCACCTGCCCGACCTCGACGGGGCGCTGATGCCCGCCCGCCAGAAGAATGGAGCCAAAGCCAGCAGTGACGAGGCCTGACCGTGCGGCCTGATCCCGACGCCGTCCTCGCCCGGCTGCACTTCGAGCTGCCCGAGTCACGCATCGCCCAGACCGGGGCCGAACCGCGCGACGCCTCGCGGCTGATGATGGTCGGGGAGAGAATCGGGCACCACATCTTCCGCGAAATGCCCGACCTCCTGCGGCCCGGCGACCTCCTCGTCTTCAACGAAAGCCGGGTGATTCCGGCCCGCGTGATGGCTCGCAAACCCGTTGTGAATGGGATGGGTGGCGGCCAGATCGAGGTGCTGTTGCTGCGTGAGGAAGAGGCGAACGTCTGGTCCGCTTACCTCAAGCCTGCGAAACGTGCCGGGAACGAACTCTGGCTGGGCGAGCACCGAGCCAAGGTCGTCGGCGTGCTGGAGGACGGCGCCCGGCTGCTGCGGTTCGAGTACGACATCAAGCCGCATCTGGATGAGATCGGGCGGCTGCCGCTCCCGCCCTACATCGCGGCGGGCGACTCGGACGAGACGTGGCGCGAGCGGTATCAGACGGTCTATGCCCGCGAGCCGGGCAGCGTGGCGGCGCCCACAGCGGGCCTGCACTTCACGCCGGAGTTGCTGGATCGGCTGGAGGCGCGGGGCATCGAGCGCGTGGCCGTGACGCTGCATGTCGGGGCGGGCACCTTCAAGCCCATCACCGGGCCGGTTTCGGACCACGTCATGCACGCCGAGCGCTACACCATCGGGCAGGCGACGGCGGACGCCATCAACCGGGCGAAGGCCGAGGGCCGCCGCGTGGCCGCGGTGGGCACCACCACCGTTCGCGCCCTGGAGAGCAGCGCCCAGGAGGACGGCACCGTGCGCCCCGGCGAGGGCGACACCCGCATCTTCATCACGCCGGGGACGCGGGTGCGGGTGCCCGACCTGCTGGTCACCAACCTGCACCTGCCCGGCTCGACGCTGCTGCTGCTGGTCGCCGCTTTTGCCGGAGAGGAGCGCATTCGGGCCGCCTATGACGCGGCGCTCGCGGAGGGTTACCGTTTCTACTCGCTGGGGGACGCGATGCTGCTGGAGAACCAGGGCTAACTGACCGCCTCCAGGCTCCGAATCAGCGTCACCGTCGCCGCCTCCCGCACGAAGCCCAGCCGCCCGTTGATGGCGAGCATGGGGCGGTTGCCGGGGTGGTTGCTCGTGCGCGAGTGGGTGTAGTCCCGTGCGAGGGCCGCCCGCGCCGCCGCGAGCTTGAGGGCCAGTCCCAGCCCATGCCCGCGCCACGCAGGAAGCACTCCGGTCAGGCCGTTGTGCAGGGTGCCGGGCCGGGCCGGGAGAGGTTGGGCCAGTTGGCTGGTGCCCACCCACTCGCCATTTGGGGTGACGGCCACGAACAGCCCCTCGCGCTCAATGCCATTCCCGAAGCGTCGCTGCCACACCTCGAAGGGCCACGGTTCAATGCGCCGGGCGCTGGGCACATCCATCAGCAGGGCAATGGTGAGGTCGTAGTAGCGCCGCTGCTGCGCCTCATCCCAGGGGCCGAGGTCGGTCAGGGGGAGGAGGCGGAACCCGGCCACCCGGACCCGCGCCTCCTCGTCGGCAAAGGCGGCAAAGTCCAGCGCCCGCAGGTCGAGGGTACTGGGCCACATCCGGTCGTGTTCCTGCCAGCCCCGCGCGAGCAGGAAGGGAAGGTCGGGGCTGCCCTCCTTCACGCGGGTCACGGCGGTCTGGGCTCCCGCCGCCGTGACGGTCGCCACCGCCTCGGCCCACAGCGCTTCCCGCACCGCGTCGTCGGGGCGCAGGGTGTGGACGACGAGTTGCAGCCAGCCCACGAAACTGTCCATGCGGGGCAGCTCACTTTCCAGGGCACCTACGACCTCCCCGCCCTCCCAAGCCAGGCGCCGGGTGTGGTGCTCGCCGGGGACACGGGCCGCGTCGAGGCGGCGCAGGTCGGCGGCGGAGATCGGCGCGTCGGGGGTCGCGGCGTTCACGGCGGCGGCAAAGCCCTCCGCGTCGGCAGGTTGAAAGGAGAGTCGGGCGGGCGGGGCGGCGCGTTCCATGGGGCAGAACAGCACAGGTCGCGGGTGGCCGGATATCCGCCGTTTGGCGCAGTGCTCCCCCGGCAGGGCTGCCTATACTCAGGGCCATGACGCAAGCGCCCACCGCGCCCGTTCAGAGTGAGAACCCGCTGCTGAACGTCGGCTTCCGCATTCCCTTCGACCAGATTCGTCCCGAGCACGCCGAACCCGCCGTGGACACGCTGCTCGCGCAGACGCAGGAGCGCCTCGACACGCTGGCGCGGGCGGGCGAGCGCGATTACGCGGACTTCATGGCGGACCTCGACACGCTGACCGAGCAGCTCGACACTGTGCGCGTGATCGTCGGACACCTCGACAGCGTGGTGACCAGCCCCGAGTGGCAGGCCGCCAAGCGGGCGATTCTGCCCAAGGTGACCGAGTTCTACACCAACCTCAGCCTGCATCCGGGGCTGTGGACGGCCTTGAAGGGCTTTGCCGAAACGGAAGCGGGGCGCGGCCTCGAC
The DNA window shown above is from Deinococcus sp. HSC-46F16 and carries:
- a CDS encoding VOC family protein, which gives rise to MTTFSPIPGTSPVQGLHHVTVMASDPQRNIDFYSQTLGQRLVKVTVNFDDPGTYHLYYGDLTGQPGTIMTHFPWPGAKKGVRGNGEVVATAYSAPRGSEGYWEARLREQGFAPIRSERFGQSVLTVDDPDGTWVELVFEDGGAVQPWPASPVPAEHELRGFHSVTAWVRDTGAVRELLVGHLGFTEAGSEPDPEGTRTRFRGSGDGVGLYVDVVERPGKPRGTFGAGSIHHVALRTRDDAEQEAYLTGLTEVGYRPTPVQDRQYFHSIYFREPNGVLFEIATDAPGFPDDEAVEELGKHLKLPAWYEDRRATIEAHVPKIVNREYGTTLGSRELGAAVPVTESGEPGIEVHTAGRPLGEARVAAVLLHGRGGTAPDILGLADELNLSAFAYLAPQAPGNTWYPLSFLAPVEQNQPHLDRALATVDAVLTELERQGIPPQKVVLGGFSQGACLALEYASRSGRPLGGVVALSGGLITLDRAGDLSGVPVFMGVAPDDAHIPLSRFQESAAHLRSRGAAVDDRVYPGLGHSINKDELDAVRTIMQRVVGQV
- a CDS encoding MarR family winged helix-turn-helix transcriptional regulator encodes the protein MPTRYAGTPQDRAALDAYIKLWRAAHAVETTAHRHLAEHGLTVSQFGVLEALYHLGPLSQRQLAEKILRSSGNLTLVIDNLERDGLVRRERDAHDRRVTNVFLTEPGEALITRVLPDHVRGIREVFAGLTPDELGQLAALSRKLGRSLMGEAADLTPTARR
- a CDS encoding aminopeptidase, with translation MTKPATSPALEQARAAYDAFRARGLKLNMQRGQPSDADFDLSNGLLTALGENDVQMDGLDLRNYPGGVTGLPSARALFAGYLDLKAENLVVWNNSSLELQGLVLTFALLHGLRGSGGGWIHGRPKMIVTVPGYDRHFQLLETLGFEMLTVDMQPDGPDVEAIERLAAGDPSVKGVLFVPTYSNPGGESISAEKARRLMGVRAAAPDFTVFADDAYRAHHLSDTERDEPVNLVTLARDAGHPDRAFVFASTSKITFASAGLGFVGTSEDNVKWLSGYLNAQSIGPNKVEQARHVKFLEGYPGGLEGLMQAHAHLIAPKFHAVDEVLRAELGTEGEYATWRVPRGGYFISLDTAEPVAARVVELADAAGVSLTPAGATYPGGQDPTGRNLRLAPTRPPLEEVRAAMQGLAACIRLATEEVRAGRG
- a CDS encoding NYN domain-containing protein produces the protein MQYVVSRPRVGVFIDTQNLYHSARDLLERTVNFETILREAVAGRELVHAISYTVEREGEATARPFIYKLSALGYKVRRMNLTLHHVAQDGRAIYEGNWDMGIVADMVRLMDHLDVVVLGSGDGDFTDIVEVLQERGKRVEVIAFREHTAQRLIDAADRFTHLPDLDGALMPARQKNGAKASSDEA
- the queA gene encoding tRNA preQ1(34) S-adenosylmethionine ribosyltransferase-isomerase QueA, whose translation is MRPDPDAVLARLHFELPESRIAQTGAEPRDASRLMMVGERIGHHIFREMPDLLRPGDLLVFNESRVIPARVMARKPVVNGMGGGQIEVLLLREEEANVWSAYLKPAKRAGNELWLGEHRAKVVGVLEDGARLLRFEYDIKPHLDEIGRLPLPPYIAAGDSDETWRERYQTVYAREPGSVAAPTAGLHFTPELLDRLEARGIERVAVTLHVGAGTFKPITGPVSDHVMHAERYTIGQATADAINRAKAEGRRVAAVGTTTVRALESSAQEDGTVRPGEGDTRIFITPGTRVRVPDLLVTNLHLPGSTLLLLVAAFAGEERIRAAYDAALAEGYRFYSLGDAMLLENQG
- a CDS encoding GNAT family N-acetyltransferase — encoded protein: MERAAPPARLSFQPADAEGFAAAVNAATPDAPISAADLRRLDAARVPGEHHTRRLAWEGGEVVGALESELPRMDSFVGWLQLVVHTLRPDDAVREALWAEAVATVTAAGAQTAVTRVKEGSPDLPFLLARGWQEHDRMWPSTLDLRALDFAAFADEEARVRVAGFRLLPLTDLGPWDEAQQRRYYDLTIALLMDVPSARRIEPWPFEVWQRRFGNGIEREGLFVAVTPNGEWVGTSQLAQPLPARPGTLHNGLTGVLPAWRGHGLGLALKLAAARAALARDYTHSRTSNHPGNRPMLAINGRLGFVREAATVTLIRSLEAVS